From the genome of Naumannella halotolerans, one region includes:
- a CDS encoding DUF1707 SHOCT-like domain-containing protein has protein sequence MTGSDDAPAFRASDADRDAVLGVLGEALANGRLTTEEFDERQNQALAARLLGDLPPLIQDLPEGRRLLARQQPEHPVSARPAGGENLPVRPGEGETSSSVAIMGGKTLLVPPGTPKLISYLLMGGDDVYLTDVMGPGVQFTIESWSMWAGNDIYVPSGVRVIDKMTNIMAGNDIAAEARGDGSNGTLILTGVNLMAGHDVKLDPGSRTELEE, from the coding sequence GTGACTGGTTCCGACGATGCACCGGCCTTCCGTGCCTCCGATGCCGACCGGGACGCGGTACTCGGCGTTCTCGGTGAGGCGTTGGCCAACGGCAGGCTGACGACCGAGGAGTTCGACGAGCGGCAGAACCAGGCGCTGGCTGCCCGCCTGCTCGGTGATCTCCCGCCGTTGATCCAGGACCTGCCCGAGGGCCGCCGGCTGCTCGCCCGGCAACAGCCCGAGCACCCGGTCTCGGCCCGGCCCGCCGGTGGGGAGAATCTGCCGGTGCGACCCGGCGAGGGGGAAACCTCCAGTTCGGTGGCGATCATGGGAGGCAAGACCCTGCTCGTGCCGCCGGGTACGCCGAAGCTCATCTCGTACCTGCTGATGGGCGGCGACGACGTCTACCTGACCGATGTCATGGGCCCCGGGGTGCAGTTCACCATCGAGAGCTGGTCGATGTGGGCCGGCAACGACATCTATGTCCCGAGCGGGGTACGGGTGATCGACAAGATGACCAACATCATGGCCGGCAACGACATCGCCGCCGAGGCACGAGGTGACGGGTCGAACGGCACGCTGATCCTGACCGGGGTGAACCTGATGGCCGGTCATGACGTGAAGCTGGATCCCGGGAGCAGGACAGAGCTCGAGGAGTGA
- a CDS encoding YeeE/YedE family protein, which produces MIGTGTGLFGSTPEPSAGTLGIGLLLGAFLFGIGMQLGGACASGTLFAVGSGQNTILFTLFGFIAGSVIFTAIYPWVADLPALPPILLSDSVGWFGSWVVTIAALLAVYVLARLVQARRNPPPTGRPPTARGLARIVRGAWPLWVGALALALLGGGVMLVSGGAWGVTSGFALWGAKVLQLFGLQPETWQYWQQAGPAKQLAGPILADKTSLTNLGIILGAGVAATAGGVWVFRQRIQWNLALVSILGGVLMGIGARLASGCNIGAYLAGIASGSVSGWVWGLVALAGTWVGLRARGWFGLSVPKPSDSVC; this is translated from the coding sequence TTGATCGGGACCGGTACGGGACTGTTCGGTTCGACCCCCGAGCCCAGCGCCGGCACACTCGGGATCGGCTTGTTGCTGGGCGCCTTCCTGTTCGGGATCGGGATGCAGCTCGGCGGCGCCTGTGCCTCCGGCACCCTGTTTGCCGTCGGCAGCGGCCAGAACACGATCCTGTTCACCTTGTTCGGGTTCATCGCCGGATCGGTGATCTTCACCGCCATCTACCCCTGGGTCGCCGACCTGCCGGCGCTGCCGCCGATCCTGCTGTCGGACTCCGTGGGCTGGTTCGGCTCCTGGGTGGTGACCATCGCGGCGCTGCTCGCGGTCTACGTGCTGGCCCGGCTGGTGCAGGCCCGCCGCAACCCGCCTCCCACCGGCCGCCCGCCGACCGCCCGCGGGCTTGCCCGGATCGTCCGCGGTGCCTGGCCGCTGTGGGTCGGCGCGCTGGCACTGGCGCTGCTCGGCGGGGGAGTGATGCTGGTCTCCGGCGGTGCCTGGGGGGTGACCTCCGGATTCGCCCTGTGGGGCGCGAAGGTCCTGCAGCTGTTCGGTCTGCAGCCCGAGACCTGGCAGTACTGGCAGCAGGCCGGTCCGGCGAAGCAACTGGCCGGTCCGATCCTGGCCGACAAGACCTCGCTGACGAACCTCGGGATCATCCTCGGGGCCGGGGTGGCGGCGACCGCCGGCGGGGTCTGGGTGTTCCGGCAGCGGATCCAGTGGAATCTGGCGCTGGTCTCGATCCTTGGCGGTGTGCTGATGGGCATCGGCGCGCGGCTGGCCTCCGGCTGCAACATCGGGGCCTATCTGGCCGGGATCGCCTCGGGAAGTGTCTCCGGCTGGGTCTGGGGGCTGGTCGCCCTGGCCGGCACCTGGGTCGGGTTGCGGGCCCGGGGATGGTTCGGGCTCTCGGTGCCGAAACCGTCGGACTCGGTCTGCTGA
- a CDS encoding winged helix-turn-helix domain-containing protein — MPTGPVVPRPRRLSLSQARRVALTAQGFRRPRPQRPITMRDLQAVISQLGQFQIDSINIVTRAHFMPLYSRLGAYDPALLERAAHRPPRRLFEFWGHAASLIDITLQPALRWRMERAAEEAWAGKVRIQRERPDLVARVRREVEQARRPITARQIESEEEHRRDHWGWNWSETKTALEWLFDAGAITSAYRNSQFERAFAIPEKVLPAAIVDQPTPSHEEAVRQLVRRSARALGIGSLTCFADYFRLRTGVVKPAIEELVKSGELAPVQVDGWDRPLWMLAGAPIPRRIGARALLSPFDSLVFERRRLSELFGFDYRIEIYVPEPQRRYGYYVYPFLLGEEFVARVDLKADRSSGRLVVRSAWSEAGHDHDRIATELAIELRALADWLGLSMVDIGPDGDLAPALARAAGPGDPRSTCRT, encoded by the coding sequence ATGCCTACCGGACCCGTCGTGCCGAGACCACGCCGCCTGTCACTGAGCCAGGCGCGAAGGGTGGCCCTGACCGCTCAGGGCTTCCGGCGGCCGCGTCCGCAGCGACCGATCACGATGCGTGATCTGCAGGCGGTGATCAGCCAGCTCGGGCAGTTCCAGATCGACTCGATCAACATCGTCACCCGCGCCCACTTCATGCCGCTGTACTCCCGGCTCGGCGCCTACGACCCGGCACTGCTGGAACGGGCGGCGCACCGTCCACCACGGCGACTGTTCGAGTTCTGGGGACATGCGGCCTCGCTGATCGACATCACCTTGCAACCGGCGCTGCGCTGGCGGATGGAACGGGCCGCCGAGGAAGCCTGGGCCGGCAAGGTACGGATCCAGCGGGAGCGTCCCGACCTGGTCGCCCGGGTGCGCCGCGAGGTGGAGCAGGCTCGGCGGCCGATCACGGCCCGGCAGATCGAGTCCGAGGAGGAGCACCGGCGCGATCATTGGGGGTGGAACTGGTCGGAGACCAAGACCGCCCTGGAGTGGTTGTTCGACGCCGGTGCGATCACCAGCGCGTACCGCAACAGCCAGTTCGAGCGCGCCTTCGCCATACCGGAGAAGGTCCTGCCGGCCGCCATCGTGGACCAGCCCACACCCAGCCACGAGGAGGCGGTACGTCAGCTCGTCCGCCGCTCGGCACGAGCCCTGGGCATCGGTTCGCTGACCTGTTTCGCCGACTACTTCCGGCTGCGGACCGGTGTGGTGAAACCGGCGATCGAGGAGCTGGTCAAGTCCGGTGAACTGGCGCCGGTGCAGGTGGACGGCTGGGATCGGCCGCTGTGGATGCTCGCCGGAGCGCCGATCCCGCGCCGGATCGGCGCCCGGGCCCTGCTCAGTCCGTTCGATTCACTGGTCTTCGAGCGCCGCCGGTTGTCCGAGCTGTTCGGTTTCGACTACCGGATCGAGATCTACGTTCCCGAACCCCAGCGTCGCTACGGCTACTACGTCTATCCGTTCCTGCTGGGTGAGGAGTTCGTCGCCCGGGTCGACCTGAAGGCCGATCGATCCAGCGGTCGGTTGGTGGTGCGTTCGGCCTGGTCCGAAGCCGGTCACGACCACGACCGGATCGCCACCGAACTCGCCATCGAGCTGCGCGCCCTCGCCGACTGGCTCGGCCTGTCCATGGTCGACATCGGCCCGGACGGCGATCTCGCGCCGGCCTTGGCACGAGCGGCCGGCCCGGGCGATCCGCGTTCCACCTGCCGGACCTGA
- a CDS encoding LysR substrate-binding domain-containing protein produces MDVQVLRWFQLIADGVTVTEVSESEQVSQPAVSRALSRMEREVGTPLLRRDGRVLRMTHAGSALKHHVDAMMHAWDDGLAAVDQLLDPETGTVVIAFQPSLGTWLIPDLVRSFRDLHPAVSLDLRSNHDETVPAVGIGSEIDLELSTLRPPTDAEGLRWRGLVPEPLTLLLHRDHRLADAGRVDLREVAEDPFVIPRPTSLLARQTRELCAAAGFEPQVGLVADDLPTLRGFVAAGLGVGIAPTLWGGSVAAPVEGVQVLGLAGSPQREIGLSWSPQRRMLPAAELFARHTVARARAGLLPRPVAVTGAVGADG; encoded by the coding sequence ATGGATGTGCAGGTGTTGCGCTGGTTCCAACTGATCGCCGACGGAGTGACGGTCACCGAGGTGAGCGAGAGTGAACAGGTCTCCCAGCCTGCTGTCTCCCGAGCCCTGTCCCGGATGGAACGGGAGGTGGGGACGCCGCTGCTCCGACGCGACGGCAGGGTGCTGCGGATGACCCATGCCGGTTCGGCGCTGAAGCACCACGTGGACGCCATGATGCACGCCTGGGACGACGGCCTGGCCGCCGTCGACCAGTTGCTCGATCCCGAGACCGGGACGGTGGTGATCGCCTTCCAGCCCTCCTTGGGCACCTGGCTGATTCCCGATCTGGTACGCAGCTTCCGCGATCTGCACCCCGCGGTGAGCCTGGATCTGCGCAGCAACCACGACGAGACGGTCCCGGCCGTGGGGATCGGCAGCGAGATCGATCTGGAACTGTCGACCCTGCGGCCGCCCACCGATGCCGAGGGCCTGCGATGGCGCGGCCTGGTTCCCGAACCGCTCACCTTGCTGCTGCACCGCGACCACCGGCTGGCCGATGCCGGGCGGGTCGATCTGCGCGAGGTGGCCGAGGATCCGTTCGTGATTCCGCGGCCCACCTCGTTGCTGGCCCGGCAGACGCGGGAGTTGTGCGCAGCAGCCGGATTCGAGCCGCAGGTCGGCCTGGTCGCCGACGATCTGCCGACCCTGCGTGGATTCGTCGCTGCCGGACTGGGGGTGGGGATCGCCCCGACCCTGTGGGGCGGTTCGGTGGCGGCGCCGGTCGAGGGGGTGCAGGTGCTGGGCCTGGCCGGTTCCCCGCAACGCGAGATCGGGTTGTCCTGGTCGCCGCAGCGGCGGATGCTGCCGGCTGCCGAGCTTTTCGCCCGGCACACCGTCGCCCGTGCCCGGGCCGGGTTGCTTCCCCGGCCGGTGGCAGTCACCGGTGCGGTCGGAGCCGATGGCTAG
- the hpf gene encoding ribosome hibernation-promoting factor, HPF/YfiA family: MDVVVTGRHCQVSDEFRDHVRERVARVEKLRDRVIRMEVLVSAGGRTKQPDDGARVEVTLVGKGPVVRAEATAQDKTAAFEQALEKLRTQLRKANDRRKVRRGRRSPRSVAEATSTLSPVLLGEIPLPEGEDGDDSAVETHTVAGIEVTGDGPLVVREKTHSAQPMTLEQALDQMELVGHDFYLFVDADSGLPSVVYRRRHYDYGVIRLDTSQAEFGTPAAAVR, translated from the coding sequence ATGGATGTTGTGGTGACAGGACGCCATTGCCAGGTCTCAGACGAGTTCCGCGACCATGTCCGCGAGCGCGTCGCCCGGGTCGAGAAGCTCAGGGACCGGGTGATCCGGATGGAAGTCCTCGTCTCGGCCGGCGGCCGCACCAAGCAACCGGACGACGGTGCACGGGTGGAGGTGACGCTGGTCGGCAAGGGCCCGGTGGTACGGGCCGAGGCCACGGCCCAGGACAAGACCGCGGCCTTCGAGCAGGCGCTGGAGAAGTTGCGTACCCAGTTGCGCAAGGCCAATGACCGGCGCAAGGTACGGCGTGGCCGGCGCTCGCCCCGTTCAGTTGCCGAGGCGACCTCGACGCTGTCACCGGTACTGCTGGGAGAGATCCCGCTGCCGGAGGGGGAGGACGGGGACGACTCGGCGGTGGAGACCCACACCGTGGCCGGGATCGAGGTCACCGGTGACGGTCCGCTGGTGGTCCGGGAGAAGACCCACAGCGCCCAGCCGATGACCCTGGAGCAGGCCCTGGACCAGATGGAACTGGTCGGCCACGACTTCTATCTGTTCGTCGATGCCGACTCCGGTCTGCCGAGTGTGGTCTACCGGCGCCGACACTACGACTACGGCGTGATCCGGTTGGACACCAGCCAAGCCGAGTTCGGCACCCCGGCAGCCGCTGTTCGCTGA
- a CDS encoding ComF family protein: MTGSDRPPDGPPAGSAFGIATAVRHGLELAADLLLGARCCACSRPAIGLCMPCLGAVRAEVPHPVVPRPAPPGWPLCVGAGTYRGPAARAVVAYKDRGALTLAPVLGGRLALAVAELLVRADGWDPAVGVALVPMPSARAAVRRRGLDATTVLARQAAARLRRVSGMRHRQVGVRRLLRQRSGVVDQSGLSSSQRVANLRGALRTRSSPTALEPGLIVVDDVVTTGASIAEAVATLRRAGWPVIGAATVTATQKVGCSGA, from the coding sequence GTGACCGGATCCGATCGTCCGCCGGACGGACCGCCTGCCGGGTCGGCGTTCGGGATCGCGACAGCCGTCCGCCACGGGCTCGAGCTGGCGGCCGACCTGCTGCTGGGCGCCCGGTGTTGTGCCTGCAGCCGGCCGGCGATCGGGCTGTGTATGCCCTGTCTGGGCGCCGTCCGGGCCGAAGTGCCGCATCCGGTGGTTCCCCGGCCGGCACCACCGGGCTGGCCCCTTTGCGTCGGCGCCGGGACCTACCGCGGGCCCGCGGCCCGGGCGGTGGTGGCCTACAAGGACCGCGGCGCGTTGACCCTCGCGCCGGTGCTCGGCGGCCGTCTGGCCCTGGCCGTGGCCGAGCTGTTGGTACGCGCCGACGGCTGGGACCCGGCCGTCGGGGTGGCCCTGGTGCCGATGCCGAGCGCACGGGCGGCGGTACGCCGAAGGGGATTGGACGCGACCACCGTGCTCGCCCGGCAGGCGGCGGCCCGGCTGCGACGGGTGAGCGGGATGCGGCACCGACAGGTGGGTGTCCGTCGACTGCTGCGGCAGCGCTCCGGTGTGGTCGACCAGTCCGGACTGTCCTCGAGCCAGCGGGTGGCGAACCTGCGCGGCGCCCTGCGTACCCGCAGCTCACCGACCGCGCTGGAACCGGGGCTGATCGTCGTCGACGATGTCGTCACCACCGGCGCCTCGATCGCCGAGGCCGTGGCCACACTGCGGCGGGCGGGCTGGCCGGTGATCGGTGCGGCGACGGTCACAGCAACCCAAAAGGTGGGCTGCTCTGGTGCCTGA
- a CDS encoding LpqB family beta-propeller domain-containing protein: MSGSTTPPRRGRFTRGLQLLGLPLILAVVGACGTIPTSGPVQSVGRAGPIADSEVEINPADPLPGAEPSEVVAGFLQATASQLHGDTVAREYLATGVRQDWNPGAGITVYGDEWTISEGAGGDGSAGSVLLKAPVTGHVNADGSYTPGVLLDPDDPTGSAGEITVAGSGEPELSFDFELIRDVDGEWRISNPPPGRLVQEYLFNRFYTTAAVYYYDPDFRTLVPDPVVVPQGRQNAGARLRALFDGPTQWLAPSVRTAIPEGTQLSVGSVFLDAEGIADVSLVGGPELTAMGDETRSRLRDQIVATLSDSEISAVRLSVAGDPFRVPGADERGVVQVQIPADLDPIPVELGEQLFGSTGESVATIDDDRGFDLDGTGLVPLAGPWGTEAEDVEAMSPSLTGDRLAAVTDGGTRIQQGSTGIGEPLDMVSGTDLLRPQYVDDGRDELWAIDAADNTVSRVVGRDVRSVSAPGLAGVEVVNFRISPDGGRMAIVGERDGQSVLGLVRIDRLGEVAIDGWRTLPIDGEPFDVAWMSDLTLMVLAEGQGGAGVWRVSTDGTPATELTTPDGWDAESIAALPRHRNSRVVVTGQAGTWRYVDDATWREVGPGLQAIGFAA; the protein is encoded by the coding sequence ATGAGCGGATCGACGACGCCTCCTCGTCGCGGCAGGTTCACCCGAGGTCTGCAGTTGCTGGGCCTGCCGCTGATCCTGGCGGTGGTCGGTGCCTGCGGGACGATCCCGACCAGCGGCCCGGTGCAGAGCGTCGGCCGGGCAGGCCCGATCGCCGACTCCGAGGTCGAGATCAACCCGGCCGATCCGCTGCCCGGTGCCGAACCGTCGGAGGTCGTCGCCGGTTTCCTGCAGGCGACGGCCAGCCAGCTCCACGGTGACACCGTTGCCCGGGAGTACCTGGCCACCGGCGTCCGGCAGGACTGGAATCCCGGCGCCGGGATCACCGTCTACGGCGACGAGTGGACGATCAGCGAGGGGGCCGGCGGGGACGGCTCTGCGGGCAGTGTGCTGCTCAAGGCGCCGGTGACCGGTCATGTGAATGCCGACGGTTCCTACACCCCCGGTGTGCTGCTCGACCCCGACGACCCGACCGGATCGGCCGGGGAGATCACCGTCGCCGGCTCGGGGGAGCCCGAACTGAGCTTCGACTTCGAACTGATCCGCGACGTCGACGGTGAGTGGCGGATCTCCAACCCGCCGCCGGGTCGGTTGGTGCAGGAGTACCTGTTCAACCGCTTCTACACCACCGCCGCGGTCTACTACTACGACCCGGACTTCCGCACCCTCGTACCCGACCCGGTCGTGGTTCCGCAGGGTCGGCAGAATGCCGGGGCCCGGCTGCGTGCGCTCTTCGACGGTCCCACGCAGTGGCTTGCCCCCTCGGTCCGCACCGCCATTCCCGAGGGAACCCAGCTGAGCGTCGGTTCGGTGTTCCTCGATGCCGAGGGCATCGCCGATGTGTCCTTGGTCGGTGGGCCGGAACTGACCGCGATGGGTGACGAGACCCGCTCCCGGCTGCGGGACCAGATTGTCGCCACCTTGTCGGATTCGGAGATCAGCGCGGTCCGGTTGTCGGTCGCCGGTGATCCCTTCCGGGTGCCCGGAGCCGATGAACGCGGGGTGGTCCAGGTGCAGATCCCGGCCGATCTGGACCCGATCCCGGTCGAACTCGGTGAGCAGCTCTTCGGTTCCACCGGTGAGTCGGTCGCGACAATCGACGACGACCGCGGCTTCGACCTCGACGGGACCGGTCTGGTTCCACTGGCTGGTCCGTGGGGGACCGAAGCCGAGGATGTGGAGGCGATGAGTCCGTCGCTGACCGGGGACCGGCTCGCCGCGGTCACCGATGGGGGGACCCGGATCCAGCAGGGATCGACCGGAATCGGTGAACCCCTGGACATGGTGTCCGGCACCGACCTGTTACGGCCGCAGTACGTCGACGACGGACGCGATGAGCTGTGGGCCATCGACGCCGCCGACAACACCGTCAGCCGGGTGGTCGGCCGGGACGTCCGGTCCGTCTCGGCCCCGGGTCTGGCCGGGGTGGAGGTGGTGAACTTCCGGATCTCCCCCGATGGCGGCCGGATGGCGATCGTCGGCGAGCGGGACGGACAGTCCGTGCTCGGACTGGTCCGGATCGATCGCCTGGGGGAGGTGGCAATCGACGGCTGGCGTACCCTGCCGATCGACGGCGAGCCGTTCGACGTCGCCTGGATGTCGGACCTGACGCTGATGGTGCTGGCCGAGGGCCAAGGCGGCGCCGGTGTCTGGCGGGTGTCGACCGACGGCACCCCGGCGACCGAACTGACCACCCCCGACGGCTGGGACGCCGAGAGCATCGCTGCCCTGCCGCGGCACCGCAATTCCCGGGTCGTGGTCACCGGGCAGGCGGGCACGTGGCGCTATGTCGACGACGCCACCTGGCGGGAGGTCGGCCCCGGTTTGCAGGCCATCGGTTTCGCGGCCTGA
- the mtrB gene encoding MtrAB system histidine kinase MtrB: MSPTSRIAQWARFPLRWWWGSLPLRVISSVLIASVGVTALSGVLLMRQAADGVLEGKRQSATVVATVAFDTAQRQLTAADIDRADISTLLVQLTLDASNRGSGATSYDVVVDGPYSAFSSPGVRTESVPESLRQQVATDNGIWITYTTLLHDDGRPDAPGLVVGTSLVDPGSGRYPMYVLFPLEQEQQTLDVLQQAVITSGVLLSVLLALIAALVARQVVAPIREARKTAELLASGLLDNRLPVRGTDDLASLASSMNNMASELQKQISQLEDLSVIQQQFVSDVSHELRTPLTTVRMAAEVLYEERDSFDPMVRRSAELLQKELDRFEEMLTDLLEISRFDAGEAELSLSEVDLAVLVGNEIAAQRAFAGRLGTELRLHTGPDVVAEVDERRIRRVLRNLITNAIEHGEGKPIDIEVAGDEKAVAVTVRDHGVGFEAGQVRLVFHRFWRADPSRDRTIGGSGLGLSISMEDVRLHGGWLNAWGRPGLGAQFRMTLPRTQDTILQLSPLPLMPRDAVAEPHRRPAQGSASATGHRTDGDATAGGGTAVKAADGRADDDREGER; the protein is encoded by the coding sequence GTGAGCCCAACTAGCCGGATCGCCCAGTGGGCACGGTTCCCCCTGCGGTGGTGGTGGGGATCGCTGCCGCTGCGCGTCATCTCCTCGGTGCTGATCGCCTCGGTCGGGGTCACCGCACTCAGCGGTGTGCTGTTGATGCGGCAGGCCGCCGACGGTGTGCTGGAGGGTAAGCGGCAGTCGGCGACAGTGGTCGCGACGGTCGCCTTCGACACCGCCCAGCGTCAGCTCACCGCCGCCGACATCGACCGGGCCGACATCTCCACCCTGCTGGTGCAGCTGACCCTGGACGCCAGCAACCGCGGCAGCGGGGCAACCAGCTACGACGTGGTCGTCGACGGACCGTACTCGGCCTTCTCCTCCCCGGGGGTACGGACCGAGTCGGTCCCGGAATCCCTTCGCCAGCAGGTCGCCACCGACAACGGGATCTGGATCACCTACACCACCTTGCTGCACGACGACGGACGTCCCGACGCCCCCGGCCTGGTCGTCGGCACCTCCTTGGTCGATCCGGGCAGCGGGCGGTACCCGATGTACGTGCTGTTCCCCCTGGAGCAGGAGCAACAGACCCTGGACGTGTTGCAGCAGGCGGTGATCACCAGCGGTGTCCTGCTGTCGGTGCTGTTGGCACTGATCGCCGCACTGGTCGCCCGGCAGGTGGTGGCACCGATCCGGGAGGCCCGCAAGACCGCTGAACTCCTGGCCTCGGGTCTGCTGGACAACCGGCTGCCGGTCCGCGGCACCGACGACCTGGCCAGCCTGGCCAGCTCGATGAACAACATGGCCTCGGAACTGCAGAAGCAGATCAGCCAGTTGGAGGACCTGTCGGTGATCCAGCAACAGTTCGTCTCCGATGTCTCCCACGAGTTGCGTACCCCGCTGACCACGGTACGGATGGCCGCGGAGGTGCTCTACGAGGAGCGGGACAGCTTCGACCCGATGGTCCGGCGGTCGGCCGAACTGCTGCAGAAGGAACTCGACCGGTTCGAGGAGATGCTGACCGATCTGTTGGAGATCTCCCGCTTCGATGCCGGTGAGGCGGAACTGAGCCTGTCCGAGGTCGACCTCGCCGTCCTGGTCGGCAACGAGATCGCCGCCCAGCGGGCCTTCGCCGGCCGGTTGGGAACCGAACTCCGCTTGCACACCGGGCCGGACGTCGTGGCCGAGGTCGACGAGCGCCGGATCCGCCGGGTCCTGCGGAACCTGATCACCAACGCGATCGAACACGGGGAGGGCAAGCCGATCGACATCGAGGTGGCCGGGGACGAGAAGGCGGTCGCGGTGACCGTCCGCGACCACGGGGTCGGTTTCGAGGCCGGACAGGTCCGGTTGGTGTTCCACCGCTTCTGGCGTGCCGACCCCTCCCGCGACCGGACGATCGGTGGGTCCGGGCTGGGGCTGTCCATCTCGATGGAGGACGTACGGTTGCACGGTGGCTGGCTGAACGCCTGGGGCCGCCCGGGCCTGGGTGCGCAGTTCCGGATGACCCTGCCGCGTACCCAGGACACGATCCTGCAGCTGTCTCCGCTGCCGCTGATGCCGCGGGATGCGGTCGCCGAACCACACCGGCGGCCGGCCCAGGGATCGGCGAGCGCCACCGGCCATCGAACCGATGGTGACGCAACAGCCGGTGGCGGTACCGCGGTGAAGGCCGCCGACGGCCGCGCAGACGACGATCGGGAGGGGGAACGATGA
- the mtrA gene encoding MtrAB system response regulator MtrA, whose translation MTDPAHDTQRVLVVDDDASLAEMLQLVLRQEGFQTIWTPDGDKAMQVFREANPNLVLLDLMLPGRDGVSLCREMRAGSGVPIVMLTAKSDTTDVVAGLEAGADDYVVKPFKAKELVARIRTRLRRSTPEPDENQLRIGDLRIDVPAHTVKRGEEEISLTPLEFDLLLALARRPRQVFSRETLLEQVWGYRHAADTRLVNVHVQRLRSKIEEDPERPRIVVTVRGIGYKAGEPN comes from the coding sequence GTGACCGATCCAGCGCACGACACCCAGCGGGTGCTCGTGGTCGACGACGACGCCTCGCTGGCCGAGATGCTGCAGCTGGTGCTGCGGCAGGAGGGCTTCCAGACCATCTGGACCCCCGACGGGGACAAGGCGATGCAGGTCTTCCGCGAGGCGAATCCGAATCTGGTGCTGCTCGATCTGATGCTGCCCGGACGAGACGGTGTGTCGCTGTGCCGCGAGATGCGCGCCGGCAGCGGGGTACCGATCGTGATGCTGACGGCGAAGTCCGACACCACCGATGTGGTCGCCGGGCTGGAGGCCGGAGCAGACGACTACGTGGTGAAACCGTTCAAGGCCAAGGAACTGGTCGCCCGGATCCGTACCCGATTGCGGCGCTCGACACCCGAACCCGATGAGAACCAACTGCGGATCGGTGATCTGCGGATCGACGTACCGGCACACACGGTGAAGCGCGGTGAGGAGGAGATCAGCCTCACCCCGTTGGAGTTCGACCTGCTGCTCGCCCTGGCCCGCCGTCCCCGCCAGGTGTTCAGCCGGGAGACCCTGCTGGAACAGGTCTGGGGTTACCGCCATGCCGCCGACACGCGGCTGGTGAACGTCCACGTGCAACGACTGCGATCCAAGATCGAGGAGGACCCGGAGCGGCCACGGATCGTGGTCACCGTTCGCGGAATCGGTTACAAGGCCGGTGAGCCCAACTAG
- a CDS encoding YqgE/AlgH family protein → MSSPVTPQTGDLLVSSVADTEGWFGYTVVLMLEADAGGALGVVLNRLSDVPLAAVLPAWVDQVSEPGVMFTGGPVSPDGAICLARPLEPREDPPGWRRSFGDVGLLHLDTPVELVAGAYSGLRIFAGYSGWEAGQLETELADGAWYVVPGESADVFTVAPETLWRRVLRRQPLELAIYASWPADPELN, encoded by the coding sequence ATGAGCAGTCCGGTGACACCGCAGACCGGGGATCTGCTGGTCAGCTCGGTGGCCGACACCGAGGGCTGGTTCGGCTACACCGTGGTGCTGATGCTGGAAGCAGATGCCGGCGGTGCGCTCGGGGTGGTGCTGAACCGGCTCTCCGACGTACCGCTGGCAGCGGTCCTGCCGGCGTGGGTGGACCAGGTGTCCGAACCGGGGGTGATGTTCACCGGTGGACCGGTCTCGCCCGACGGTGCGATCTGTCTGGCCCGGCCGCTGGAGCCGCGGGAGGACCCGCCGGGGTGGCGGCGGTCCTTCGGTGATGTCGGGCTGCTGCACCTGGACACCCCGGTCGAACTGGTCGCCGGCGCCTATTCCGGACTGCGGATCTTCGCCGGCTACTCGGGGTGGGAGGCCGGGCAGTTGGAGACCGAGCTGGCCGACGGCGCGTGGTACGTGGTTCCGGGTGAGTCGGCCGATGTCTTCACCGTCGCCCCGGAGACGCTGTGGCGGCGAGTGCTGCGACGTCAGCCACTCGAGCTGGCGATCTATGCGAGCTGGCCGGCCGACCCGGAACTGAACTGA